From a region of the Corallococcus coralloides DSM 2259 genome:
- a CDS encoding acyl-CoA thioesterase, translating to MEPYSRIIEVRWADVDANQHLRHSAYSDYATHVRLEWLNEQGFSARKMAELQVFPVIFSDGTEYIKEVRLSDRIRIELEMVGLSADASRYHFRQRFLRGETLCARYELRGAWLNVAERKLGAPPQGMVDAARLLKRADDFEEIPLLQKKDQAPPSDTSTSR from the coding sequence GTGGAACCCTATTCGCGGATCATCGAAGTGCGCTGGGCGGACGTGGATGCGAACCAGCACCTGCGCCACAGCGCCTATTCCGACTACGCCACGCACGTGCGGCTGGAGTGGCTGAACGAGCAGGGCTTCAGCGCCCGGAAGATGGCGGAGCTGCAGGTGTTCCCGGTCATCTTCTCGGACGGGACGGAGTACATCAAAGAGGTCCGCCTGAGCGACCGCATCCGCATCGAGCTGGAGATGGTGGGGCTGTCCGCGGACGCCTCGCGGTACCACTTCCGCCAGCGCTTCCTGCGCGGTGAGACCCTGTGCGCGCGCTACGAGCTGCGCGGCGCCTGGCTCAACGTGGCCGAGCGCAAGCTGGGCGCGCCTCCGCAGGGCATGGTGGACGCGGCGCGGCTGCTCAAGCGCGCGGACGACTTCGAGGAGATCCCCCTGCTCCAGAAGAAGGATCAGGCGCCTCCGTCGGACACCTCAACCTCTCGGTGA
- a CDS encoding thioesterase II family protein — MTRGHGAGEARVPLERLSPCVIDAQASCRLLCFNSAGTGATVFRQWDRASEPALNVVGIQLPGREGRFAEPPARDVRVLTEQLGPSLVPLLDRPFALFGHSYGALVAFELARWLRRHGLPAPLHLFVAGRPAPQLPYAYRKTYDLPDAEFIDVLRQYGGTRENILADAKALRFFLPIIRADLEANTLYAYREEPPFTCGITAMRGVEDPVCEEGPLLAWREQTQGAFEHVPFAGAHFFHVQAAEPLLRQVEATLGPWLPRAGPRPSPVP, encoded by the coding sequence TTGACGCGAGGACATGGAGCAGGGGAGGCCCGGGTGCCGCTGGAGCGGCTCTCCCCCTGCGTCATCGACGCGCAGGCGTCCTGCCGGCTGCTCTGCTTCAACTCGGCGGGCACCGGCGCGACGGTCTTCCGCCAATGGGACCGGGCGTCGGAGCCGGCGCTCAACGTGGTGGGCATCCAGTTGCCGGGCCGCGAGGGCCGCTTCGCGGAGCCTCCCGCCCGGGACGTCCGCGTGCTCACCGAACAGCTGGGGCCGTCGCTGGTGCCCCTGCTGGACCGGCCGTTCGCGCTGTTCGGCCACAGCTACGGCGCGCTGGTGGCCTTCGAGCTGGCGCGCTGGCTGCGGCGCCACGGGCTTCCCGCGCCGCTCCACCTGTTCGTCGCCGGCAGGCCCGCGCCCCAGCTGCCGTACGCGTACCGCAAGACGTACGACCTGCCGGATGCGGAGTTCATCGACGTGCTCCGGCAGTACGGGGGCACGCGGGAGAACATCCTCGCGGACGCCAAGGCGCTGCGCTTCTTCCTGCCCATCATCCGGGCCGACCTGGAAGCCAACACGCTCTACGCGTACCGGGAGGAGCCCCCCTTCACGTGCGGCATCACCGCGATGCGGGGCGTGGAGGATCCGGTCTGCGAGGAAGGGCCGCTGCTCGCCTGGCGTGAACAGACGCAGGGCGCGTTCGAGCACGTGCCCTTCGCTGGCGCCCATTTCTTCCATGTCCAGGCGGCGGAGCCCCTGCTGCGCCAGGTCGAGGCAACGCTGGGCCCATGGCTTCCGAGGGCGGGCCCTCGCCCGTCCCCGGTCCCCTGA
- a CDS encoding SDR family NAD(P)-dependent oxidoreductase: MNVLAKSSAPAQPPSPNPPAQERYWRAREACPRSIPIDAFYRQVRELNIDFGRSFQAVTRLWKGHYEAIGRIELDAALPADRDPYLLHPVFLDACLQIFGATLYEDPHRKTFIPVGMESFRFTRKPLRVAWSHVKIRVPVQAEDTATVADITFFDDAFECIGGIQGFSLLLGDESSFTEVSAAGIRRAMYQVAWQPQPLKDDSAEAAEGNLRGAWLLMGDTEAPAAALAALLRQRGAQAEWCHVGQGAPSAEVGRILRAFHARHGEAFAGVIQLFLEGEAEAADLARTRADALRASLEAIQALLALEMKGRPRVAWVTRAAQGVEAGEGVQPFLAPLWGLGRVVAREQPSLDCVCLDVDVADPDTVARLVGLELASGDGEEQVAWRHGQRYTARLEPLALAHAANALPGGPFRLGIQEYGSFDHLRLESLTRSEPKPDEVEIAVKATGLNFKDVLHALGMLRVEGQQSGVESAEEMLFGGDCAGEVLRVGAEVRHLAAGDRVAAAMAFGCFGSHVNVPARFVEKLPPSMSFVEGATLPTAFVTACHALLTCARLQPGERVLIHAGAGGVGLAAIQVALMVGARVVATASPSKQAYLLEQGVEQVLNSRTLDFAAALSPAAERGVDVVLNSLSGDFIPRSFEVLREGGRFVEIGKLGILSEAQAHALRPDARYFAFDLMDVAVSEPERITGHMAAVIEWLAAGRLRPVPAEVFPMQRVADAFRHMAQARHKGKIVVTQDRDAASAVQMRFAPDRTYLITGGLGALGLDLAGWLVRRGARRLALVSRRTPGPVEQRALALLEEQGARVELHATDVSDTAAVARLIARLDEGTAPLAGVFHAAGVLADAVIPNQDWKQFETVLSPKVQGAWNLHRAVGGRKLDCFVLFSSIAGVLGSPGQSNYGAANAFLDQLAHHRRQAGLAGLSVAWGLWAGSGMAAQLREQDLERYASSGLRMLDRIEAFHALELLMSQDVGQAVVLPVDWEAFCRQFPGGNVPSFYARVRTGAQVRTEAGQLASRLRAAAPEERFALLCEDLKALVGTVLRAAPEGLDEQSTVRDLGIDSLMGVELRNGLERRLGVSVPAALLLRGPSLAELAQSCLSLLGLAAPEAEAPRDSGTSRWFQSRERAAPPDLRLICFHPLGGGASLFRDWADALPENVQVVAVQLPGREERIDEAGPVHFDALIESLVPRILPLLDRRFAFFGHSMGTLVAFELARELKRLHGLAPEHLVVSGLWAPIDHHLKKDRDSLAEDDYRNLEIAPSLRADASFMRSIMGVMKSDAELLRDYRWKEDPGFSVPILALSGESDPIASADEVRQWRLCTRGGFAHQALPGRHMFFLEQRSRVLELLLKTLRGEPLSS; the protein is encoded by the coding sequence ATGAACGTCCTTGCGAAGTCCTCCGCGCCGGCCCAGCCCCCGTCGCCGAATCCTCCAGCCCAGGAGCGCTACTGGCGGGCCCGCGAGGCGTGTCCCCGGTCGATTCCCATCGACGCGTTCTACCGGCAGGTGCGCGAGCTCAACATCGACTTCGGCCGCTCGTTCCAGGCCGTGACCCGGCTCTGGAAGGGACACTACGAGGCCATCGGGCGCATCGAGCTGGACGCGGCCCTGCCCGCGGACCGCGACCCCTATCTGCTGCACCCCGTCTTCCTGGACGCCTGTCTTCAGATCTTCGGCGCCACGCTCTACGAGGATCCGCACCGCAAGACGTTCATCCCGGTGGGCATGGAGTCCTTCCGCTTCACGCGCAAGCCGCTGCGCGTCGCGTGGAGCCACGTGAAGATCCGCGTGCCGGTCCAGGCGGAAGACACCGCGACCGTCGCCGACATCACCTTCTTCGATGACGCATTCGAGTGCATCGGCGGCATCCAGGGCTTCTCCCTGCTGCTCGGAGACGAGAGCAGCTTCACGGAGGTCAGCGCCGCGGGCATCCGCCGCGCGATGTACCAGGTGGCCTGGCAGCCGCAGCCCTTGAAGGACGACAGCGCGGAGGCGGCCGAGGGCAACCTGCGCGGCGCGTGGCTGCTCATGGGCGATACCGAGGCGCCCGCCGCCGCGCTCGCGGCCTTGCTGCGGCAGCGGGGCGCGCAGGCGGAATGGTGCCACGTGGGCCAGGGCGCGCCGTCGGCGGAGGTCGGACGGATCCTTCGGGCGTTTCACGCGCGCCATGGAGAGGCGTTCGCGGGCGTCATCCAGCTCTTCCTCGAAGGGGAGGCCGAAGCCGCGGACCTGGCGCGGACCCGGGCGGACGCCCTGCGCGCCAGCCTGGAGGCCATCCAGGCGCTGCTGGCGTTGGAGATGAAGGGCCGTCCCCGCGTTGCCTGGGTCACGCGCGCGGCGCAGGGCGTGGAGGCAGGGGAGGGCGTCCAGCCCTTCCTCGCGCCGCTCTGGGGACTGGGCCGGGTGGTGGCGCGGGAGCAGCCCTCGCTCGACTGCGTCTGCCTGGACGTGGACGTGGCGGATCCCGACACAGTGGCCCGGCTCGTGGGGCTGGAGCTGGCGTCGGGGGACGGGGAGGAGCAGGTCGCCTGGCGTCACGGACAGCGGTACACGGCTCGCCTGGAGCCCCTGGCGCTGGCGCACGCGGCCAACGCCCTGCCTGGGGGGCCCTTCCGCCTGGGCATCCAGGAGTACGGCTCGTTCGACCACCTGCGCCTGGAGTCGCTCACCCGGTCCGAGCCGAAGCCGGACGAGGTGGAGATCGCGGTCAAGGCCACGGGCCTGAACTTCAAGGACGTCCTCCACGCGCTGGGGATGCTGCGCGTGGAAGGGCAGCAGTCCGGTGTGGAATCGGCGGAGGAGATGCTGTTCGGCGGAGACTGCGCGGGCGAGGTGCTGCGCGTGGGGGCGGAGGTCCGCCACCTGGCCGCGGGAGACCGCGTCGCCGCGGCAATGGCGTTCGGCTGCTTCGGCAGCCACGTGAACGTCCCCGCCCGCTTCGTCGAGAAGCTGCCCCCGTCGATGTCCTTCGTGGAGGGCGCGACGCTGCCCACCGCCTTCGTGACCGCCTGCCACGCGCTGCTCACCTGCGCGCGGCTCCAGCCGGGCGAGCGGGTGTTGATCCACGCCGGCGCGGGAGGCGTGGGGCTCGCGGCCATCCAGGTCGCGTTGATGGTGGGGGCGCGCGTCGTGGCCACCGCCAGCCCGTCGAAGCAGGCCTACCTGCTGGAGCAGGGCGTCGAGCAGGTGTTGAACTCCCGCACGCTGGATTTCGCCGCCGCGCTGAGCCCCGCGGCGGAGCGGGGCGTGGACGTCGTGCTCAACAGCCTGAGCGGTGACTTCATCCCCAGGAGCTTCGAGGTGCTGCGCGAAGGCGGGCGCTTCGTGGAGATTGGCAAGCTGGGCATCCTCAGCGAGGCGCAGGCGCACGCGCTCCGCCCCGACGCGCGCTACTTCGCGTTCGACCTGATGGATGTCGCGGTGAGCGAGCCCGAGCGCATCACCGGCCACATGGCGGCGGTCATCGAGTGGCTTGCGGCGGGCCGCCTGCGGCCGGTGCCGGCGGAGGTCTTCCCCATGCAGCGGGTGGCGGACGCCTTCCGGCACATGGCGCAGGCGCGCCACAAGGGGAAGATCGTCGTCACCCAGGACCGGGACGCCGCGTCCGCGGTCCAGATGCGCTTCGCGCCGGATCGCACCTACCTCATCACGGGCGGACTGGGCGCGCTGGGCTTGGACCTCGCTGGGTGGCTTGTGCGCAGGGGCGCGAGGCGGCTCGCCCTGGTCTCTCGCCGGACGCCAGGGCCGGTGGAGCAGCGCGCGCTCGCGCTGCTGGAGGAGCAGGGCGCGCGGGTGGAGCTGCACGCCACGGATGTCTCCGACACGGCCGCGGTGGCGCGGTTGATCGCGCGGCTGGACGAAGGGACCGCGCCGCTCGCGGGCGTCTTCCACGCCGCGGGAGTCCTGGCGGACGCCGTGATTCCGAACCAGGACTGGAAGCAGTTCGAGACGGTCCTCTCCCCCAAGGTCCAGGGCGCCTGGAACCTGCATCGCGCGGTGGGGGGACGGAAGCTGGACTGCTTCGTCCTCTTCTCCTCCATCGCCGGGGTGCTCGGCTCACCCGGACAGTCGAACTACGGTGCCGCCAATGCCTTCCTGGATCAGTTGGCCCACCACCGGCGCCAGGCGGGGCTCGCGGGCCTGAGCGTGGCCTGGGGGCTGTGGGCGGGGTCGGGCATGGCGGCGCAGCTGCGCGAACAGGACCTGGAGCGCTACGCCTCCAGCGGGCTGCGGATGCTCGACCGCATCGAGGCGTTCCATGCGCTGGAGCTGCTGATGTCCCAGGACGTGGGACAGGCCGTCGTGCTGCCCGTGGATTGGGAGGCGTTCTGCCGTCAGTTCCCCGGCGGCAATGTCCCTTCCTTCTACGCTCGGGTGCGGACCGGAGCGCAGGTCCGCACGGAGGCGGGCCAGCTGGCATCCCGCCTTCGCGCGGCGGCGCCAGAGGAGCGCTTCGCGCTGCTGTGCGAGGACCTCAAGGCGCTCGTCGGCACGGTGCTCCGCGCCGCGCCCGAGGGCTTGGATGAACAGAGCACGGTGCGGGACCTCGGCATCGACTCCTTGATGGGGGTCGAGCTGCGCAACGGGCTCGAGCGCCGCCTGGGGGTTTCCGTTCCCGCCGCCCTGCTGCTGCGCGGGCCGAGCCTGGCGGAACTCGCCCAGTCCTGCCTGTCGCTGTTGGGCCTGGCGGCGCCCGAGGCAGAGGCCCCCCGGGATTCCGGGACGTCACGCTGGTTCCAATCGCGCGAGCGCGCGGCTCCCCCGGACCTCCGGCTGATCTGCTTCCACCCCCTGGGGGGCGGCGCCAGCCTCTTCCGGGACTGGGCGGACGCGCTTCCAGAGAACGTGCAGGTCGTCGCCGTGCAGCTCCCGGGGCGAGAGGAGCGGATCGACGAGGCGGGGCCCGTCCACTTCGACGCGTTGATCGAATCCCTGGTGCCGCGGATCCTCCCGCTGCTGGACCGCCGGTTCGCGTTCTTCGGCCACAGCATGGGGACGCTCGTCGCCTTCGAGCTCGCGCGTGAGCTGAAGCGCCTCCACGGCCTCGCGCCCGAGCACCTGGTGGTCTCCGGGCTCTGGGCCCCCATTGATCACCACTTGAAGAAGGATCGCGACTCGCTGGCGGAGGACGACTACCGCAACCTGGAGATCGCCCCGTCCCTGCGCGCGGACGCATCCTTCATGCGGAGCATCATGGGCGTCATGAAGTCCGACGCGGAGCTGCTCCGGGACTACCGGTGGAAGGAGGACCCCGGGTTCTCCGTCCCCATCCTGGCCTTGTCGGGCGAGAGCGACCCCATCGCCTCCGCGGACGAGGTCCGGCAGTGGCGGCTCTGCACGCGCGGCGGCTTCGCGCACCAGGCCCTGCCCGGGCGGCACATGTTCTTCCTGGAGCAACGCTCCCGGGTGCTGGAGCTGTTGCTGAAGACCCTGCGTGGCGAGCCGCTTTCTTCCTGA
- a CDS encoding type I polyketide synthase: MSTPRSPIAIVGMSCRFPKADSVDAFWQLLREGTDAISEVPAERWSLEDFYSADGQTPGKMSTRWGGFVDGIDRFDAGFFGIAPREAMHMSPQQRLLLEVAWESLEDASLPPLGLAGKPVGVFVGVASFDYYERFLEQPNLINGYTLTGNAYSVAANRLSYVLDLRGPSVVVDTACSSSLVSVHLACQSLQLGESDLALAGGTHAMLAPWVTVAASKGEFMAPDGRCKTFDARANGYVRGEGTGLVVLKRLEDALRDGDRIRAVIRGSAVNQDGLSNGLTAPNPQAQVAVLKQAYRGAGVEPKDVGYVEAHGTGTRLGDPMELNALGSVLAPGRSAQEPCWVGAVKTNIGHLEAAAGIAGLIKTVLVVEHGEVPPNLHFETPNPLIPFAQLPLAVPRALTEWKPGRPRIAGVSSFGFGGTNAHVVVAEAPARAPAAPAGTLSERTVHLLCLSSRSEGGLRALASRQAERLAGLREEGSALADVAFSAGIGRSPLPERLAVVARTPSEAAGALSAFSEGKAHPAALHLKRKGKRKPRLAFLFTGQGAQYVGMARALHQTQPVFRDVIERCDQLLAPLLGRSLLEVLYAPAASNDTLRMTALAQPALFSLQVALAEMLRSFGVVPSAVLGHSIGEFAAAHVAGVLSLEDALRLIAERGRLMQALDAPGAMAAVFAEARQVLPQLVGRAEGARIAAYNSASNTVISGPVEAVAAAVESLRAQGLRCQPLSVSHAFHSRLMEPAMPAFGPLAAGIPMARPKVPWVSTLLARSMVGDEARDPGYWVRHALEPVRFMEGLGALHKEKIDAYIELGPRPVLTALARDILGEGVPCLPLVREGDEEGRTLFESLGQLFTLGAELDWRGIDQGRARQRVAVAQQPFQRERYWLFEHPASAPSARTASAAHPMLARAERSEGPDGTVRFRVPLGGDLFPYLGDHRIFGAEVLPATGYIEIAQAAVNAWLGEREWVLEDLEFRRPFFMSKETRTLDIHLRREGSGGAQFSFENSQDASMGDSRVYVFGRARPAS; this comes from the coding sequence GTGTCCACGCCCCGTAGCCCCATCGCGATTGTCGGGATGTCCTGCCGTTTTCCGAAGGCGGACTCGGTTGATGCCTTCTGGCAGCTGCTCCGTGAGGGAACGGACGCCATCTCGGAGGTCCCCGCGGAGCGCTGGTCCCTGGAGGACTTCTACTCCGCGGATGGCCAGACACCGGGGAAGATGAGCACCCGCTGGGGCGGCTTCGTCGACGGCATCGACCGGTTCGACGCGGGCTTCTTCGGCATCGCCCCGCGAGAGGCGATGCACATGTCGCCGCAGCAGCGCCTGCTGCTGGAGGTGGCCTGGGAGTCCCTGGAGGACGCGTCCCTTCCGCCGCTCGGCCTCGCCGGGAAGCCCGTGGGCGTCTTCGTCGGCGTCGCGAGCTTCGACTACTACGAGCGGTTCCTGGAGCAGCCCAACCTCATCAACGGCTACACGCTGACGGGCAATGCCTACAGCGTCGCGGCGAACCGGCTGTCCTACGTCCTGGACCTGCGCGGTCCCAGCGTGGTGGTGGACACGGCGTGCTCCTCGTCGCTCGTGTCCGTCCACCTGGCGTGCCAGAGCCTCCAGCTGGGCGAATCCGACCTGGCCCTGGCCGGGGGCACCCACGCGATGCTGGCCCCCTGGGTCACCGTGGCGGCGTCCAAGGGCGAGTTCATGGCTCCGGACGGACGCTGCAAGACCTTCGACGCGCGCGCCAACGGCTACGTGCGCGGCGAGGGCACGGGGCTGGTGGTGCTCAAGCGCCTGGAGGACGCGCTCCGGGACGGCGACCGCATCCGCGCGGTCATCCGTGGCAGCGCCGTCAACCAGGACGGCCTGAGCAATGGCCTGACGGCGCCGAACCCCCAGGCCCAGGTCGCGGTGCTCAAGCAGGCGTACCGCGGCGCGGGCGTCGAGCCGAAGGACGTCGGCTACGTTGAAGCGCACGGCACTGGCACGCGGCTGGGCGACCCCATGGAGCTCAATGCCCTGGGCTCCGTCCTCGCTCCCGGCAGGAGCGCCCAGGAGCCCTGCTGGGTGGGCGCGGTGAAGACCAACATCGGGCACCTGGAGGCGGCGGCGGGGATCGCCGGGTTGATCAAGACGGTGCTCGTCGTCGAGCACGGAGAGGTGCCCCCGAACCTTCACTTCGAAACGCCCAACCCGCTCATCCCGTTCGCCCAGCTCCCCCTGGCGGTGCCCCGGGCGCTGACGGAATGGAAACCCGGGCGGCCGCGAATCGCGGGCGTCAGTTCGTTCGGCTTCGGCGGCACCAACGCGCACGTCGTCGTGGCGGAAGCGCCGGCTCGCGCGCCTGCGGCGCCGGCCGGGACGCTGTCGGAGCGCACGGTCCACCTGCTGTGCCTGAGCAGCCGGAGCGAGGGCGGGCTGCGCGCGCTCGCTTCGCGTCAGGCGGAGCGGCTCGCCGGGCTGCGGGAGGAGGGGAGCGCGCTCGCGGATGTGGCGTTCTCCGCGGGCATCGGGCGCAGTCCGCTTCCGGAGCGGCTCGCGGTGGTGGCCCGGACGCCCTCGGAGGCCGCCGGGGCCCTGAGCGCCTTCTCCGAGGGGAAGGCGCATCCGGCCGCGCTCCACCTGAAGCGCAAGGGCAAGCGCAAGCCGCGCCTCGCGTTTCTCTTCACCGGGCAGGGCGCCCAGTACGTGGGGATGGCGCGCGCGCTCCACCAGACCCAGCCGGTGTTCCGGGACGTGATCGAGCGGTGTGATCAGCTGCTCGCACCGCTGCTGGGCCGCTCGCTGCTGGAGGTGCTCTATGCCCCCGCGGCGAGCAACGACACCCTGCGGATGACGGCCCTGGCGCAGCCGGCGCTGTTCAGCCTCCAGGTGGCGCTGGCGGAGATGCTCCGCTCCTTCGGCGTCGTGCCCTCGGCGGTGCTGGGCCACAGCATCGGTGAGTTCGCCGCCGCCCATGTCGCCGGGGTGCTGAGCCTGGAGGACGCCCTGCGGTTGATCGCCGAGCGAGGGCGCCTGATGCAGGCGCTGGACGCGCCCGGCGCGATGGCCGCGGTCTTCGCGGAGGCGCGCCAGGTCCTGCCCCAGCTCGTGGGGCGGGCGGAAGGGGCGCGGATCGCCGCCTACAACTCGGCGAGCAACACCGTCATCTCCGGACCGGTGGAGGCGGTGGCCGCGGCGGTGGAGTCCCTCCGCGCGCAGGGCCTGCGCTGCCAGCCGTTGAGCGTCTCGCACGCCTTCCACTCGCGGTTGATGGAGCCGGCCATGCCCGCCTTCGGCCCGCTGGCGGCGGGCATTCCCATGGCCCGTCCGAAGGTGCCGTGGGTGTCCACGCTGCTGGCGCGCTCGATGGTGGGTGACGAGGCCCGCGACCCCGGCTACTGGGTCCGCCACGCGCTTGAGCCCGTGCGCTTCATGGAGGGGCTCGGCGCGCTGCATAAGGAGAAGATCGACGCCTACATCGAGCTGGGACCCAGGCCGGTGCTGACGGCCCTGGCCCGGGACATCCTGGGGGAGGGCGTGCCCTGCCTTCCGCTGGTCCGCGAGGGCGACGAGGAGGGCCGCACGCTCTTCGAGTCGCTCGGCCAGCTCTTCACGCTGGGCGCGGAGCTGGACTGGCGCGGCATCGACCAGGGGCGTGCGCGCCAGCGCGTTGCCGTGGCCCAGCAGCCCTTCCAGCGCGAGCGCTACTGGCTCTTCGAGCACCCGGCGTCCGCGCCCTCCGCGCGCACCGCCTCCGCCGCGCACCCGATGCTCGCCCGGGCGGAGCGCAGCGAGGGGCCGGACGGCACCGTGCGCTTCCGGGTGCCGCTCGGTGGCGACCTGTTCCCCTATCTGGGGGACCATCGCATCTTCGGCGCGGAGGTCCTTCCCGCGACGGGCTACATCGAGATTGCCCAGGCCGCCGTCAACGCGTGGCTGGGCGAGCGCGAATGGGTGCTGGAGGATCTGGAGTTCCGGCGGCCCTTCTTCATGTCGAAGGAGACGCGCACCCTGGACATCCACCTGCGGCGGGAGGGCTCGGGGGGCGCGCAGTTCTCCTTCGAGAACTCCCAGGACGCGTCGATGGGGGACTCCCGCGTCTACGTCTTCGGCCGGGCGCGGCCGGCGTCCTGA
- a CDS encoding fatty acyl-AMP ligase, with the protein MYSNLVDLLRDRAQQSGDALAFIFVNSDGSEQSRLTFAQLDREARGVAAELRQRLVPGDRALLLFPPGLEFISAFFGCLYAGVIGVPAYPIRAERDVPRLREIVRSAGARVALSTQFLVEMMSGFVADVPEFSAMQWLSTDAMELTRLADTWRAEAVTGDHLAFLQYTSGSTGKPRGVMVSHQNLLHNERMIQEYFQHDRESTIVAGWLPVYHDMGLIGNVLQPLFLGRPCILMSPLDFLQRPAIWLQTISQYKVTTSGGPNFAYELCIRRINAEQRQQLDLSTWSLAFNGAEPIRGDVLRRFAEVFGPQGFKLEAFYPCYGLAEATLIVTGGRKAAAPVSFSVARDALERRQLAPLPPEDPRARELIGCGSIAPDQQLLIVDPETSRPCAPEQVGEVWVRGPSVARGYWEQPEATQKTFGGVLADTQEERFLRTGDLGFLRGGELFITGRLKDVIIIRGRNHYPEDIELTVERSSKAVRPGCGAAFAVDVAGEEQLVLVQEISRAVIDQGGDLQAVIADIREAISANHGVRLHSAVLIPPGVIPKTSSGKIQRHACRTKFLEGSLEQLTP; encoded by the coding sequence ATGTACTCGAACCTGGTGGACCTCCTGCGGGACCGGGCCCAGCAGTCCGGCGACGCCCTGGCATTCATCTTCGTCAACAGCGATGGCTCCGAGCAGAGCCGGCTGACGTTCGCGCAGCTGGACCGCGAAGCCCGCGGTGTCGCGGCGGAGCTGCGGCAGCGCCTGGTCCCCGGGGACCGGGCCCTGCTGTTGTTCCCGCCCGGGCTGGAGTTCATCTCCGCCTTCTTCGGCTGTCTCTACGCGGGCGTCATCGGCGTGCCTGCCTATCCCATCCGGGCGGAGCGGGACGTGCCCCGGCTCCGGGAGATCGTGCGCAGCGCGGGCGCCCGCGTCGCGCTGAGCACCCAGTTCCTGGTGGAGATGATGTCGGGCTTCGTCGCGGACGTGCCTGAGTTCAGCGCCATGCAGTGGCTGAGCACCGACGCGATGGAGCTCACCCGGCTCGCGGACACCTGGCGGGCGGAGGCCGTGACCGGCGACCACCTGGCCTTCCTCCAGTACACGTCGGGCTCCACGGGCAAGCCGCGCGGGGTCATGGTTTCGCACCAGAACCTCCTGCACAACGAGCGGATGATCCAGGAGTACTTCCAGCACGACCGGGAGAGCACCATCGTCGCGGGATGGCTGCCCGTCTACCACGACATGGGACTCATCGGGAACGTGCTCCAGCCCCTGTTCCTGGGCAGGCCCTGCATCCTGATGTCTCCGTTGGACTTCCTGCAGCGCCCGGCCATCTGGCTGCAGACCATCTCCCAGTACAAGGTGACGACCAGCGGCGGCCCCAACTTCGCCTATGAGCTGTGCATCCGCCGGATCAACGCGGAGCAGCGCCAGCAGCTGGACCTGAGCACCTGGAGCCTGGCGTTCAACGGCGCCGAACCCATCCGCGGGGACGTGCTGCGCCGCTTCGCGGAGGTCTTCGGACCGCAGGGCTTCAAGCTGGAGGCCTTCTACCCGTGCTACGGGCTGGCCGAGGCGACCCTCATCGTCACGGGCGGACGCAAGGCGGCGGCCCCCGTCTCGTTCAGCGTGGCCCGCGACGCCCTGGAGCGCAGGCAGCTGGCGCCCCTGCCGCCGGAGGACCCGAGGGCCCGGGAGCTCATCGGGTGCGGAAGCATCGCGCCGGACCAGCAGCTGCTGATCGTCGATCCGGAGACCTCGCGGCCCTGCGCGCCGGAGCAGGTGGGCGAGGTCTGGGTCCGCGGCCCGAGCGTCGCCCGGGGCTACTGGGAGCAGCCCGAGGCCACGCAGAAGACGTTCGGCGGCGTCCTGGCGGACACGCAGGAAGAGCGCTTCCTGCGGACGGGCGACCTGGGCTTCCTGCGCGGAGGCGAGCTCTTCATCACCGGCCGCCTCAAGGACGTCATCATCATCCGGGGGCGCAACCACTACCCGGAGGACATCGAGCTGACCGTGGAGCGCAGCTCCAAGGCCGTGCGGCCGGGCTGTGGCGCCGCCTTCGCGGTGGACGTCGCGGGCGAGGAGCAGCTGGTGCTGGTCCAGGAGATCTCACGCGCGGTCATCGACCAGGGAGGCGATCTCCAGGCCGTCATCGCGGACATCCGCGAGGCCATCTCCGCCAACCACGGCGTGCGGCTGCACTCCGCGGTGCTGATTCCTCCCGGCGTGATTCCCAAGACCTCCAGCGGGAAGATCCAGCGGCACGCCTGCCGGACGAAGTTCCTGGAAGGCTCGCTGGAGCAGTTGACGCCCTGA